From the Manihot esculenta cultivar AM560-2 chromosome 14, M.esculenta_v8, whole genome shotgun sequence genome, the window AAAAATCTCATTAGAATGgtgataaaatttcaatttagatGTATCCTTTAGTAAGGAAACACATGAATTTAACACAATAAATAAATCGTCCCAGTGTCTAGCAAGAACATGATATTAGGATGGAGATCTTTTTCCCATTCCGATAAGTGATGATCACTTTCAATACAAGTTAAAATCTCGAGAATCTCGTTTTATAAATACAAAtcaataactttatttttacttcttaattttattaacttaaGATTTTATTTACAATTTCACTATTTCACAATTCACATATGTGTCTAGCTACGACGGAATATACATATAATTACAAAAACATATTACAAATCCTCGGACTTAATTTCTtccaaaattaataatttaagtttacccaattataattaaaaataagttcATCCCTCTTGTCCTTTTTtctgaaaattatatatatatatataattgaatgtttaaaaattaattgaattttttttattttgaaatggattaaaaattattttctattgctTATATCAAATTTTACAATTTGAGCCAATTTCAAATTCCACTATCAATTTGACAACTATCTATACAATTGTCGGATTCGCAATTTGCAAATTCAACAGGCACCTTATTCAAATAAATCTTTtgcaatcaaattttattttagctcACACATGTCGAAACCTGATTTCACGTATAGGAATCTACATGGATGTCCATTATACAGCACAAACATCCTTATTGAGGTTAAAAATATCGAAAGAAAAACCTTTTTAAATTGGATCTATCCGATTATAGGATGTcaaacatattttaattttatttattttatactataaactCACGTAATTTCGGTAATTTATGATCTCTACTCATGAGAGTGGTGGGATGCTTTGTTCGTTTCTGAAGAAATTAGCAGGATCAACTTTGGTCTTGACTTGGACCAACCTGTCGAAGTTCATATTGTAATACTTGATACCCCACTTGCTTGCTTGCTTGTAACTTGTGTTTCCATGCATGTTGTTAACTCCAATGTCGAGATCTCTATAGTTGACGTACGCTAATCTTGGATTTTTTGAAACAAAGGGAGTTAGAAATCTGTAAAGGTCTCTGATCCAATTTATGTGCCTTCTTGTTTCCTCTCTTCCTTCCTTGTCCCAATACACCAAGTGCTGAATTTGGTATACATTTCCAGCTCTATGTGGAAATGGAATGCTGGACTCTGAAATCTCACTCATTCTTCCTCCATAAGGAGTGAAGATCAGTTGTCCTGATTCCACTTCTAATTCCGACAGCCTTTGCCATATGCCTTCTAATGCAACCTTTGGCATAGGTTTCTTGACATAGTCTGTTTTTGCTTTTAAAAATCTCACCGATGGTTGTGTCCTGTTAAGCAGAATCTCCAAGGATGTTTTTCTTGGGAATTCAGCGAAGTAGGGGACGGATTCGATCCATCTCATTTCGGTGCAATCTTCTTTCACTAAACCCAGCTCGGGGAAGCTCTTTTGCATCATCGGAAGAAGCCTGTCGACGCCACCGAGGAACAGAGAATTAAATGCTGCTCTTACTGTTGGCTTTCCTCGTTGACTCGTAGAATTAACTCGCTCTATGATAACTCTAATGAAGAGATCTTTGTGAAGCTTGTCTGCTACATATTGCCACCGATTTAGAATATGGATTGCATTTTGTTCCAAGGTTTTTTCCACTGTGAACACAGTCACAGTTTCTGGAACTGGAACCAAGTTTAGTTTCCATGCAACAACGATTCCAAAAGTATTTCCTCCACCTCCTCTAATAGCCCAGAAAAGATCTTCACCCATTGAAGCTCTATCGAGGATTCTACCATTCACATCAATCAACTTAGCATCAATTACGTTATCTGCTGCCAAGCCGTATTTACGCTGCAAAACGCCATACCCTCCACCGCTGATGTGCCCTCCAGTCCCCACAGTTGGACAAACACCAGCCGGAAAGCCAAGAGTTCTACTTTTCTTAGCAATATAATAGTAAACTCTGCCTAGATTTGCACCAGCTTCGACCCATGCATTTTCCTTAGTTGCATCAACACTGACAGAGTGAAGATTGATGAGATCAATAATGACAAATGGGAGAGGAGAAACGTAAGAAAGACCTTCATAGTCATGGCCGCCGCTTCGTACTCTAACTTGCAAACCATATTTCTGAGAACAAATGACGGCATCTTGGACGTGGGAAACGCTCAACGGGGTCACAATAACGAGAGGTTTTGGGGTGTTAGTGGTGTTGAATCTTCTGTTTTGGATTAAGAATTGCAAGACAGACAAATAGGAGGAATTGACTGAAGTGTAAATGACTTTAGAAATGGAGGCAGAATTTCTGGATTGAAGGCGAAGACATTGAAGAAAATCTTTATGGGGATGAGCTGAATTTGCAGATGAGAAAgacaagagaagaaaaaaaagcaaTGGGAACATTGAATAGAAAGAAGTCATGGCTTCTCTCTGAGGATGTGAGTTGTGAGTGTTCATGGAGAGACAGGCTCTCTCCTGTTTATAGTTGCCAAGAGAAGGATGGATTGTCAAGGAACCTCtcaaaaacttattaaaaaaattaaatttattcataatgGTCTCTCAAATGAATGTGAATCCATGACGGTAAGATACTTTTTCCTGAATGGTGGGAGAGGACAATTCCAGattgaatttctttaattaaattatgagaTGGGGACGTGGAAAATAGAATATCAGTTCAAGAAAATAGCTCttcattttatttcttaaagtaaatatattgattaattataaaaataaaactaatttataattgaaaaaatcaataaaataaaatttaaataaaaaatcttatcataatatatatttaaattcaagcACAATGAATTCTTTAATATCTAACTTTTCCATtctacataatatttttttatttaattagtataaaaaagaaatgatagatttttttatttagtttttattttattttatcacacataaaatattaaaatttaataaatagaaaaattaatttataaatataggaATCTAttagtaattaaaatatttaaggattaatttataaaatatagaaattaattttaattaaaatataaaatttaaattaaaaaattattttattaattaaacaaaatttaaaagatcaaaatataattttattaaatattaaaaaataaaatataatttactagTAATTTGAATCATGACCGATAAATTTTCAAACACTAAGTACATACAAAAAATTTCTCTAAAATCGTAgcgtttattatattatatttaatttaatttaattcaagtcAAATCCAATAATAAACCACAGCTTTGTtactcttttattattatttccattattataaataaaataaatattatataattatcatgtgaataaaatgataatatataattaatgataTTATATATAATCATGCAATTcaacaaaatataatttatgagttttaaaaattaacggTAAACTTGTGGTTATATTAATAATTCAACTTCGTCCAAATACCATGATCCAAATCGATCATCATgtcaaattaattaagaaaaaaatccgAATATTTATTTGGTGATGATTTCAAGCAATCTTATATTATTATATCATTCATTTTCAACGATATTGAAACATGTGataagataaattaattaattatttttatttatttatttgcttatgATTTTCAATGATAttgaaagagaaaataatataaattatttatttatttagaaaagtATGGTTTATTTgcggataattttttttttaagagaataaaaaattaaacatgtTAATGTCGATCATATTGAAAATTAATGTGAaacaatagaaaaataaatgaatcaACGATACGATAAGAAGAACATTAACTTAATTATTAGAGTGAATACACGTTAGCGaacaattgaaaatattttttattttttctgttttattaaaaaaataattattaaaatttcaaacttattattatttttttgaaacgaaaattaaaaagtagagAGTAGAATTGCTGAGTGcaattcattattattttaaaagcacttaattcaaataatattatattttatacaataaaattatttaattttcctattaaaaaaatcattaattaacctataattttattttcttgatgGAAAATACTGGgatatctttaaaattaaaaataaaaatcaaacatGAGGAAGGAGCATAGCTCTGCAAAAATCAAACAAAAGTAGAAGCAACGTCTCCAGTTGTAGAAGAGAAGGCAGCCATAGCTGCGCTGCTCTGTTTCCGGATCGACCGACATGAAGAGCTTGGCAAGAGTGAAAATGACGAAAGAATCTTAGAAATACAAGCTAATATGTACTAATACACTCAACGTGAGACGAGCATATATTTGAttcttcataaaatatttttttaattaagcaTAATATTAAATCTCCTCATAgacttttgaaatttttaaagaaGCGTAATAATATGAATTACCATGATTTTTAATTTGGAGACTTATAATAATATATCAAGAATATGCTAACATATGTTTTTCATGGTAGTATTTGGTACCTACCACACAAATCAATATCACTAACGCATGGCCATTCACCGCTCAAACATGACATGAAAACTACTTTTACGATGATGAATGTAAGATCTGGAGATCACCCAATGAAAACACCTGGACATGATTTAATTCACTAGAATTAGTTCGTtggaaaataaatgtaaaaagtAAATGGAAATTAATGAATGGGTCCTGAGTTTGCAAAGGTTAAGgtattttgaaagaaaataacaATGGTGGATGTAGTGAAAGCAAATCATGtcctaattttgaattaaaccaGTGGTATGTATATTATAATCGTTCTCACTGTGTCACGTCTTATCGAATTagaaaaaatgtatttttatagAAATGTTAGACAGTTGGCTAATAAATATGGAATCAATTAGTCTATCTTTTATCTATTACGTGTGtcatatcaatttaatttaccGCACACGCATTTATGATATCGAAAATGCACGACTGACCTATAAGGGTCAGCCTTATATTCTAATTTTCTAAGGTCGTGTTCGGCCTACCTAAACTGTATTGAGATAGCCTCTATCCAATTAATAAGACGAACCAGACTATGACTTATACTTTATATGttatcattttaataatatataaagtgTCCTTTATTAGATCGTACTATGTTCACATTGCAAATAAACACGAAACAAGTGTATTCGATTCGAACAAAAAATCTGAACTCTCAAGAAAAGTTTTGAATAGTCTGACCACTATAGTGTTTGGAGAAAGAATGCTTAGGGATGACCGCCGAGTTTCACGCATCGCAGGAGAAGGCCGGGCCCATAAAAGTAGTATTAACCCAAAACACATGAAACTTTCCTGACAGATCGGTTCGACATTTTCAATCCTAATCCAGACCCGCGAAACGGATCGAGTCCCTCACGAGCGCCAGCCCATTTGGAGGAAGTTCAGTTCGGTGATGTGACATGAGAAACGACAGCAGTACATACGGACTCACATGACAGAGGCAGATAACACTATAGCAGAGAAGTCACTAGCAGACGAAAGAGAAGCAATAAAAGGGGAATAACACCCTCTCTCCAAACAAAGATTTACAAAGCTAGTGTTAATCCCATTCTCTAAATCTCATAATATAATTACCTACTGTTTCAGACATTTATATGAAACTTTAAATGCCCATATCTTGGCTACTCTAACTCATTATCCACCATCAATAATTTCTTAACCTGGATATAATTGTCCACTCAGAAGGAACATGACCCAGACATACCCAATACGAACACGGTTACACTCATTCTTGAAAAAGGATCCGCTTTGTCTTCCACAActtctttctccaacttcttaaCTTTCACTGCAACTCAATTCCATTAACATCCTCATTGAGCCACAACTATTTACTACTCTAAACCTTTCATCTGATTCACTGTCGCCATTTTGTAAATCTTTATATCTCAACCTCATCAAACTtatatttacaaaatattttccatacaaaataatttttgtgaataagattttctataaaaaatattttacaataaattaatttacttttagTTTCAATTTATATTACTATGGACAAACATTTCTCAAACTTGAAAATTAAATGTCACTTGCAATACATTTGAAccgtcaataataataatattaaattattttttatcctccgtttaattattttcaaacaaaaaattacattattttatttttcttgaaaaaataaaaatgttataaattaaaaaaaaattattccattaaaaaaaatgatcaaGTGGGTTGATTCGATTGTATTTGATATTGATATGCCAAAACTCTCAGGATTTTGTAAAGTCAATTGAATCAACCAATACCAAGAGGTCCCAGCTGTGTCGTTCTTGGTGGGCCGGGAATGCCTGTTTGTTAAGGCCCTGGACAAACCAGCATAGAATGGAGTTGAGATTATATTCATAAACTTCTATAGATGCTGAACCCATAAACTATATAAAATtaactcaatcaattttttatttattattcatacatatataaatcaatttataataataaaatttaaaaaatataaattaaacaagagaaaaaataataaaataatttcaaaagaaaGCACTCTTTTTGGTTTTGTAGCGATACATAattcttttcttcttgtttGAACTATTTTCAATGATGAGAAGTACTTTTCCCAGTTCATTAGTCCGGAAAGTATTACGAATGGCTCCTTCTGCagaactcattttcttttccttgGAAATGATAATGGTGTAAGATCCATCTTCGCTTGGTACAAATTCTTCCTTGTAATTCACTTCCCAACCTAATACACTCAGATCCCATATCAATGTAGCTCCAACCTGTCATGAACCACCAATCAAttaagtttttttctttttttccttaacAGGAACTTTTAAAATCTTTAGTCTCATTTAGTACCTCTGCTGCAGGAATCTCAATGGTTTCTGTGGATCCTGCTTTGATGACAAGCTCAGAAGCTCCACCATCTTCTGTAGAGAACTCAAAATCGTTCTCCCTCTTTAAGCCACCATATTGGACAGGGATTTCTTCTGCTGGGATGTATCTGTCAATCACCAATTTGTCAGAAATTTAGGGGGCTATCTGCAGAAAGTTTCAACAAAGTAGAGTTGAAAAGAAAGAGACCACTTACTTGAGCAGGGTCTCCGTGACCTTGGCAGGACGAGCAACAACAAATTTGCTCTTGCTTCTTTGGGTTAGGAATGGAGATAACAAGGCATTCAGAGCATAATACCAGAATGGAGCATTTATAAATATCTGCAATTAAAACCATAGAAGAACAGATTAAGAGCATAGtataataatgaaattttagGGAAAATCTAACAGCCAAAAGAAACTCACATTTCTGGCAACTAATTCAGGATAATTGTCCTGCAAAAGCCCAACAGCTTGTTTCATGGCAAGCCTGAGGTCCTTCTTTGATGGAGAAGGAGAATTCTTCAGATCACTAATTTGAAGCAAAGATGTGACACCACCAGGCTTCAAATCAAGCTTTCTAATACCCTTTTCCATCAACTGGAATCTCCATCTCAAGAACTGTTTGCGATTCTCCTCAGTTCCAAACGCCTTGTTGTAAAGCTCTTCATTTCCAAACACCCCATAAATGTTGTAACACACTGGGTGACCTTCACGATCAATGCCATTCATGTAGAAGGCAGAGCTTAGATCTACTCCTAAATCTTCATCCAAGATTGAATCAATGTTGGATTCCTTCCTCCATTGAAGGGTCTTTTTTAGCATCTCAAAGGCATCATTCACTTTGAACTCTCTAGCCCTCAAGAATTTCAAGAGAACAACATCAGTTCCCTCTGCTCCTTTGCTAGGCAAAAGTGGGATTCCCCAAATGGAGATATCTTTGTCAATTCCTTCTCCATTTTCTTCCACAGCCACCTCAggtttcttctcttcttcacaTTCTTCATTTTTTTCAGATTCTTCCTGCACTTGTTTTTCACTCCCTTCCCCTTCCTTGGCTTCTTGTTCCTTCTCTGTCTCTTCCTTATTCACCGActtctccttctctttcttcttcggCTCGTCTTTCTTGAAAAGATTGTTTCCAAGAATTGCTTCTTCAAGTTTCGATTTGAGCTCATTCAGGGCCTTTTTCTCAAACTCCTTAAGATCAGAAAGAAAGTTGCTCTCTTCCTTATAAGAGGAGCTCTTCTGAACTGTTTTGGGCTTGGAACCATCATCATCTTCCACTTCCTTCACTTTGCAATCCTCCTGGACATCTTCCTTGCTCTCTTCAACAACCTTTTTAGGATCTTCTTGAGGAATGACAACTTCAGCCACCACCTGGGTTTCCTCAACAGTCATTGTATCAATCAGTTACCTGCTGCAGCACACATCAAGACATCAAAGAAAGAACAGGAAAATGCAAGAAATTAAGTTAAAAGAGGATGTAAGCAGAAACCCACCTGTGTCTCGAGCCCCGGATGTTGTTTTCTTGGATTTGATCTGCTCTgtagacagagagagagaggcgGAGTTTGGTTTCTTGAATGAAAGTGCAATtggttatatatttaaaaagggTGACACCGCCAACGGTCACTAATGAGGTGCCAGCCACCACATGTGGTAGCCGTTGGGATGATTCTCCTTCCCAAGAGTTTTGCTAGCCTGGAGGCCAGCAATGTTTTGGTTTAGGAGAATCCTTTTGGGCCCACAGTTACCTAGCATTGATATGGTATGATCGGCTCCATCATCTTTGACAAAGTTTCCTATGCTGATTgggttaatattttaaaaacattCTAGAATATGTTCTATTTATCATGCATTTCTTTTAActccaaatttttttttttaaaaaaaaaataccgtATTGAAAAACTTAAGGAGAAAATATAGGTTAAATATATgagattttatattaatatcatAATTTATCCTATAAATTCATATGAATTTAACTAAACAAAAAATTTTCAAGTAtaatatattcataattttatattgaaaaatttaCCCCAAAAATTGCTATATATTTTAGGATAAGTCATAAATCTCTGAACAGTGATTTCATGATGAACTGACGGtcaaaaaatttatgattttaattttgttataattacatcttatatttatttttttattaattaaaatataatattttaaagttactcaaattatactttatttttatttttatcgttaaaaattaataaaattgtgaTATCACTCGCCACATCAATAACACGtcaataaattttagaataaaattaataacaatttaaaaGTTTAGAGTAGAATTacagtaaaattaaaaatatagaatttttttataattatttattttattattttttaaaaaatttactctaaatattaatataattttttaaaaaatagtgaaTTAGTATTATAATTgatagttaaaaataataattaaaagaaatttaaaaaattattttattattatattgttttaaattattttttagtattacataattaatgtatttaaaaggtttatttttttaatgatagttttaaaagtaatcctaaataataaatatattagataaattcaagaaaaattgattgataataagtttagttaaaataaaatcaagataaattattattattataaaattattgataaaaattaaaataaaattaaataataataataataatttttaaatatatttaataataaaaaaaataacttgataattttataaattttcatccATACGAATAACATTAACAGTAAGTTAATAAGATCCATTTGGTTagacattaaaaaattaaaatttaattaataaaaaataaaaatatagggtaaaatcataataaaaataaaatacatatgttttttaacaattaattttatatttaacgtGGTCTGTGACATGGTGTTTATATATAAAGtgagatgataattttattaattttttattgatataaaaataatataatataattaaaataattttaatatatgcaattttaatggataaaaataatataaaatataattataataaaataaaaaataaaattctttttacCATTAACTCTTCTAAGATTCGACAAACAAAGTTTACATAAGCCATAAATGGCCATTAAATCTTAGCATTTGTCGGTTGCACATTTGATTACGATTtaacaagaaaaaaataaatataaaatagaatacatttttatagaaaatttcgAATTGTTAACTAAGAGAGAAATCTGGAGCTCTGTGGTCGGCACGTTTGCCATCTCAATAATAGTATATAGAAATCAATCCCACAGGAATATGCAATCATCTAGCaatcttattataatttattaaagttttaacttttttttatctcaattgaattgtaattttcaattctaatcttatttaaattgaaaaaaacctaataattaaggtttttttttcataaaaaaataccgTTTGAAGATCAGAAAATCAATATTTGATTGTCACTGATCTGTATGCGAGTGTGTATGAATTTCCCAATTATATACTTTGAACTGCTAACTGCTACAACTCTCTGTATTTGACCAATTCTTGGAACTGGCAGCATAGCATCTCTGTTTCAAGACAAACATGGGCTGTCAGTGCAAGAGACTAATTTTAGAAAATGTTGTGGCTCTCAGGGCCAGCACAAGTCATTGCTCCATGTGGTAGGATAGTAAGCATCTGATACCCATCctcataaattctaaaattttatcgTTTGATGAGCAATAGATGACAAGGATTGAGTTGTGCAAGCACAAAATTTTGGATGATGACCATCTTAATCTaggaaaaatttacaaaataaaaagttaaaggtCTGGATACATAATTCAATAACACAATCAGCTTAATATATACAAGTATATTTCTGAGTGATAGCATAATTGCCTATTTTCTTCCCAGATGATTTAAGCAATATCCATGAATTCGCCAGTTACCCTGCCAAAGAACATGTCATGGATTCATCAGCACTTGATCCATGGAGGGCATAGAAGCAACAATAATCaaaccacaacaacaacaataaagaacCTTTTGCTCATGCAAATTGGTTTTAAGTCTTGGCTGAAGAAAGGATCCGATGACTACaaaatttctattaaaaaatatgttgaTCCACAGTCCATGGCGAAGACGACAACATGCTAGATACTGTTTGTGAGATTTGGAAGTTCATAGCATGTTAATAGTTTCTCATACCTGTTATAGGACAAGGCGGCATCACCTATGGTTCCAATGACCTTATTTCGCACCTTCCGAACACAAACCTGCAAGTAATAGAACACAGAAATTCACGCTTCTAACAATAATGACAAGTAACTGgacaatttgaaaaaaaaaatgtttgaggtgttaAGAACACATTCACATGTGTGTTTGCCCGATATGCAAAGACATTTGGATTTGTCTGTGTCCGTGCATATGCTGAACATGGACTCAAATCCCAAATAACAACAGCAATGACAATCTTGATGATAAACAACTGTTGCAACACGAAAACAAAAATGTAACCCACCTGTACTTGATCAACAGGTCCAGCCTCAGGATCCCTGTTACGGTGAATAACAATCCCATTGTCGCATTTGTTTATGAAGTGGGCACTACCACTTATATCATAAAGATTAGGGGGAGCCCCAGCCCAGTTTTGCAACTGTTGGATGAAGCATACGGGTAAGAAGTAAGAACAGTGATTATAATTCAGGAATAGCTGGACTAAAAAAAAGCTCATGAAAACTAACCTGTCTGGGATGTGCTACAAACCAAACATGGCAGGCATGATGTTGAGCAAACCGTTTGATCAGTGTAAGCATCTGACTCACATACTCTGTTTCAGTCCTGTCACCACaaaatttcatgttttaaggaCAAATTGTAAATTCATATGCTCCAACAGAGGACCAAGACCAACTATCACAAGAAGAGATCTCATACAAATAATGCAATTTAACATTTTGGAGGAACTTATTTTCTCAATCTAATTTCCAGCAAGCAAGATTTATCTTAAATTTTGGAGACACCTCAAAGATTGAATGAAAttgcaaataataataaaacttcaAAGAATACAAATTGAAGCAGAAAATTTAGAAAGAACTTGACAATGAAGATGGACAGCGTTCAAATCTCACATGCTAATAGGACGCTGATGGTCAAGCTCATTGTAAGGATCAATT encodes:
- the LOC110630979 gene encoding patellin-4 — encoded protein: MTVEETQVVAEVVIPQEDPKKVVEESKEDVQEDCKVKEVEDDDGSKPKTVQKSSSYKEESNFLSDLKEFEKKALNELKSKLEEAILGNNLFKKDEPKKKEKEKSVNKEETEKEQEAKEGEGSEKQVQEESEKNEECEEEKKPEVAVEENGEGIDKDISIWGIPLLPSKGAEGTDVVLLKFLRAREFKVNDAFEMLKKTLQWRKESNIDSILDEDLGVDLSSAFYMNGIDREGHPVCYNIYGVFGNEELYNKAFGTEENRKQFLRWRFQLMEKGIRKLDLKPGGVTSLLQISDLKNSPSPSKKDLRLAMKQAVGLLQDNYPELVARNIFINAPFWYYALNALLSPFLTQRSKSKFVVARPAKVTETLLKYIPAEEIPVQYGGLKRENDFEFSTEDGGASELVIKAGSTETIEIPAAEVGATLIWDLSVLGWEVNYKEEFVPSEDGSYTIIISKEKKMSSAEGAIRNTFRTNELGKVLLIIENSSNKKKRIMYRYKTKKSAFF
- the LOC110630978 gene encoding cannabidiolic acid synthase-like 2, whose amino-acid sequence is MTSFYSMFPLLFFLLLSFSSANSAHPHKDFLQCLRLQSRNSASISKVIYTSVNSSYLSVLQFLIQNRRFNTTNTPKPLVIVTPLSVSHVQDAVICSQKYGLQVRVRSGGHDYEGLSYVSPLPFVIIDLINLHSVSVDATKENAWVEAGANLGRVYYYIAKKSRTLGFPAGVCPTVGTGGHISGGGYGVLQRKYGLAADNVIDAKLIDVNGRILDRASMGEDLFWAIRGGGGNTFGIVVAWKLNLVPVPETVTVFTVEKTLEQNAIHILNRWQYVADKLHKDLFIRVIIERVNSTSQRGKPTVRAAFNSLFLGGVDRLLPMMQKSFPELGLVKEDCTEMRWIESVPYFAEFPRKTSLEILLNRTQPSVRFLKAKTDYVKKPMPKVALEGIWQRLSELEVESGQLIFTPYGGRMSEISESSIPFPHRAGNVYQIQHLVYWDKEGREETRRHINWIRDLYRFLTPFVSKNPRLAYVNYRDLDIGVNNMHGNTSYKQASKWGIKYYNMNFDRLVQVKTKVDPANFFRNEQSIPPLS